The Opitutaceae bacterium nucleotide sequence GGAATCACCAATGTGGTGGAAGCGCATCCCGAACGGACGGTTGGTGACGTCCTGATCACGCCGGAGATTCCGATCTGCCATCCCGATCAACCCATTCGTGAGGTCGTCGGCCTTTTCGTCAAATCCGCGCACACCACGCTTCCGGTAATCAGCCGGGTCCAGCCGGGGCGCCTCCTGGGGGTGGTCACCCTCCACGACATCACCCGCCAGCAGTTCCTCAACGAATCGCAGGGGGAGTGAGGCGCACTCTTGAGACGGCCCTTGAGGCTGTCTCAGTCGATGAAGACCTCGACGCTGAAGACGCCGGTGCATCCCGGTTCAACCCAATGCAGACCGAGGCCCGTCTCGGGGCTGTTCGGGGGGCCCATCCACGGCTCGACACAGTAATAGGGGACTTCGGGGCCGCCGGTCCAGGTGACGACGGTCATTTCGCGGGTCGGTTTGGCCTGGGAGCCGATCTTCAGACGGAGGCGGCTTCCTGTTTCCGTGTCCTTCACCGTCACCCTGTCGGATGTCAGGTCGGTATGGATACGGTCGATCAGGCCGGGCGCGTCGAGGGTCTCGGGTCCCGGGTGGTGATCGGGTACGGGCTCGAGCAGGCCCCGGGTGTTCTGGCGCCACGCTTTCCGCGCGGGGACCCGGATCCGGTAGTCCTTGCGGTGTCCGCCGTCCCTCCAGGGAATGGCAAAATAGAAATGATGCCCGGCCGACCAGGGCAGTCGGCGGCTTCCGAGATTCTTCAGGCGGAACTCGACGGAGAGCGCGAGTTCCTGGAAACGGTAGGCCACGGTGAACTCGTAGTCGAAGGGGTAGGCTTCGGCGGTCTCCGCATCCGGCTCGAAAACTGCGGTGAAACCGTGTTCATCCGCGCGGGAGAGGGCGAATCTCCCCTGGCGGGCAATGCCGTGCATCGGCATGGGGCGGACGGTTCCGTCCGGGTCCTTCCATTGATGAATGGTCCCCTGGTGAAAAGTCCTCGCCGAGAAAGGGAAGAGGATGGGGTTGCCGCCGCGGGCTTGAGCGATCCCGTCGAGGGACTCCATCTCGGGCCAGTGAATAATGTCCCGGAAAGACCCGTCGGCCAGCCTCAGGTGCCAGTTCATCAGACGGGCACCGCTTTCCGGGAAAGCAAGGAAGGTCGAGTTCCCCACCTGCCATCGACCGATCCGGCGTCCGAGATAGTCAATCCTCTCCATCAAAGGGCAGGCAAACCGGATACGGGGGCCGCCGCAATCCTATTTGCGGATCAACTGATCACCTTCTCTTGCCTTTCGCATTGTTCATCCTACCATGATGCCATTCCCTCTTCAATGAAGGTTCCTGTTCTGATTCTTCTCGTCTTCCCGTTCATGTTC carries:
- a CDS encoding aldose epimerase, whose product is MERIDYLGRRIGRWQVGNSTFLAFPESGARLMNWHLRLADGSFRDIIHWPEMESLDGIAQARGGNPILFPFSARTFHQGTIHQWKDPDGTVRPMPMHGIARQGRFALSRADEHGFTAVFEPDAETAEAYPFDYEFTVAYRFQELALSVEFRLKNLGSRRLPWSAGHHFYFAIPWRDGGHRKDYRIRVPARKAWRQNTRGLLEPVPDHHPGPETLDAPGLIDRIHTDLTSDRVTVKDTETGSRLRLKIGSQAKPTREMTVVTWTGGPEVPYYCVEPWMGPPNSPETGLGLHWVEPGCTGVFSVEVFID